A window of the Bradyrhizobium diazoefficiens genome harbors these coding sequences:
- a CDS encoding NAD(P)/FAD-dependent oxidoreductase, whose product MALHRIVVVGGGAAGLELVTRLGDRLGRKSRASITLVESARTHLWKPLLHAVAAGSIDPGEYEVNYLAQAHWHGFRYHFGEMIGLDRTSKEVHLAATFDDEGRQITPPRAVGYDTLVIAIGSVTNDFGTPGVAEHAVPLETPAQAERFNRRLVNACLRAQTQPGPVRPGQLHVAVVGAGATGTELAAELHRTTREVVAYGLDHIDPERDIRVVLIEATSRILPGLPERISEATRRLLDQIGVKVRTGAKVKEVTPVGVTLADGSFIASELVVWAAGVKAPEVLGRLDGLENNRINQLVVEPTLQTTRDPAIFAIGDCAACPRPGASTPVPPRAQAAHQEAAHMVRQIERRLRGQRLRAYKYRDFGSLVSLGRWSTVGNLMGFFGRSIFVAGLFARVMYLSLRIMHERALGGTSRALLALVARALTHRTGPPVKLH is encoded by the coding sequence ATGGCGCTGCACCGCATCGTCGTTGTGGGCGGCGGTGCAGCAGGGCTCGAGCTCGTCACCCGGCTCGGCGATCGCCTCGGCCGCAAATCACGGGCGTCCATTACCCTGGTGGAGTCGGCCCGAACCCATCTCTGGAAGCCGCTCCTGCACGCGGTGGCGGCAGGAAGCATCGATCCCGGCGAATACGAGGTGAACTATCTCGCGCAGGCGCATTGGCACGGCTTCAGATATCACTTCGGCGAGATGATCGGGCTTGATCGCACCAGCAAGGAAGTGCATCTCGCCGCCACCTTCGACGACGAGGGGCGCCAGATCACGCCGCCCCGCGCGGTCGGATACGACACATTGGTGATCGCTATTGGCAGCGTGACCAACGATTTCGGGACGCCAGGCGTCGCAGAACATGCCGTTCCCCTTGAAACCCCCGCACAGGCCGAGCGGTTCAACCGGCGACTTGTCAACGCCTGCCTGCGCGCGCAAACACAGCCGGGCCCGGTGCGGCCGGGTCAGCTTCACGTGGCGGTGGTCGGGGCTGGCGCGACCGGGACCGAATTAGCCGCTGAGCTCCATCGTACCACGCGCGAGGTGGTCGCCTACGGCCTTGACCACATCGACCCAGAGCGCGACATCCGCGTAGTGTTGATCGAGGCCACGTCGCGCATCCTGCCTGGCCTGCCGGAGCGGATCTCCGAGGCGACGCGCCGCCTGCTTGACCAGATCGGTGTCAAGGTTCGCACCGGCGCAAAAGTCAAGGAGGTGACGCCGGTGGGTGTCACGCTCGCCGACGGATCGTTCATCGCGTCGGAGCTCGTGGTATGGGCCGCCGGGGTCAAGGCACCGGAGGTATTGGGCCGGCTCGACGGCCTCGAGAACAATCGCATCAATCAGCTCGTCGTCGAGCCGACACTGCAAACGACGCGCGATCCCGCAATTTTCGCGATCGGCGACTGCGCTGCTTGTCCGCGCCCTGGCGCATCCACCCCGGTTCCACCGCGGGCGCAGGCCGCGCATCAAGAAGCGGCGCACATGGTGCGCCAGATCGAGCGGCGGCTGCGCGGGCAGCGGCTGCGAGCGTACAAGTACCGCGACTTCGGCTCGCTGGTTTCGCTCGGCAGATGGAGCACGGTCGGAAACCTGATGGGCTTTTTCGGCCGCAGCATCTTCGTCGCGGGCCTGTTTGCCCGGGTCATGTATCTCTCGCTGCGCATCATGCATGAGCGCGCGCTGGGTGGCACCTCGCGGGCACTCCTCGCTCTCGTCGCCCGCGCTCTGACGCATCGGACCGGCCCGCCGGTAAAGCTGCATTGA
- a CDS encoding NAD-dependent malic enzyme gives MTTPVSKKIEPALGHPTSYQLLHDPRLNKGTAFTEAERRAWGLEGLLPPAVTNIELQVSRRHAEIAALDNDLLKYLVLSDLQARNETLYYATLMSDPATYMPLVYTPTVGEACQKFGHIFRQPRGMYLPISARGRVKEFLSNWPEKDVRFIVVTDGERILGLGDLGAGGMGIPIGKLALYTACAGVPPQGCLPIVLDVGTNNETLLDDPLYLGLRQHRERGDAYMAFVDEFVTVVQQLYPKCCIQWEDFANINSVPILARYRDKICTFNDDIQGTAGVALAGILAASRLTGKKLAEQRFLFLGAGSAATGIAELISLAMTREGMDPAEARRRNALFDVHGLLVTSRTDLAEFQKPFAQDRAPVSTFAEAVESVRPTGIIGVSAVPKLFNQAVISAMARVNERPIIFPYSNPTSRSECTAEEAYRWSNGRAIFASGSPFPPVEIAGRRFVPGQGNNVYIFPALGMAVFATEATRVTDEMFLVAAQAVAEQVTEENLSVGLIYPPQSRILEASLHVAERIAACIFDQGLAGVKRPDDISTLIRSRVYRPGYLG, from the coding sequence ATGACCACACCCGTCAGCAAAAAAATCGAACCGGCACTCGGCCACCCCACCAGCTACCAGTTGCTGCACGATCCGCGCCTCAACAAGGGCACCGCCTTCACCGAGGCCGAGCGCCGCGCCTGGGGTCTCGAAGGTCTGCTGCCCCCCGCCGTCACCAATATTGAGTTGCAGGTATCACGCCGGCACGCCGAGATCGCCGCGCTCGACAATGATCTCCTGAAATACCTTGTGCTTTCGGATCTGCAGGCGCGCAACGAGACGCTCTACTACGCGACCCTGATGTCCGACCCGGCCACCTATATGCCGCTGGTCTACACGCCGACGGTCGGCGAAGCCTGCCAGAAGTTCGGGCACATCTTCCGCCAGCCGCGCGGCATGTATCTGCCGATCAGCGCGCGCGGTCGGGTCAAGGAATTTCTTTCCAACTGGCCGGAAAAGGACGTGCGCTTCATCGTCGTCACTGACGGTGAGCGCATCCTCGGTCTGGGCGATCTCGGCGCCGGCGGGATGGGCATTCCAATCGGCAAGCTCGCGCTCTATACCGCTTGCGCCGGCGTTCCGCCGCAGGGCTGCCTGCCGATCGTTCTCGATGTCGGCACGAACAACGAGACCCTGCTCGATGACCCGCTCTATCTCGGGCTGCGGCAGCACCGCGAGCGCGGCGACGCCTATATGGCCTTTGTCGACGAGTTCGTAACTGTCGTGCAGCAGCTCTACCCGAAATGCTGTATCCAGTGGGAGGATTTCGCCAACATCAATTCCGTCCCGATTCTCGCGCGCTATCGGGACAAGATCTGCACCTTCAATGACGACATCCAGGGCACTGCCGGGGTGGCGTTGGCCGGCATCCTCGCCGCTTCCCGCCTCACCGGGAAGAAGCTTGCCGAGCAGCGATTCCTGTTTCTCGGTGCGGGATCGGCTGCAACCGGCATCGCCGAGCTGATCAGCCTCGCGATGACGCGCGAGGGCATGGATCCCGCCGAGGCGCGGCGGCGCAACGCGCTGTTCGACGTCCACGGGCTGCTGGTGACCTCGCGCACCGATCTGGCCGAATTTCAGAAGCCGTTCGCCCAGGACCGGGCGCCCGTCTCCACTTTCGCCGAGGCTGTTGAGTCAGTGCGACCGACCGGCATCATCGGGGTCAGCGCCGTTCCGAAACTGTTCAATCAGGCGGTGATCAGCGCGATGGCGCGCGTCAACGAGCGGCCGATCATCTTCCCCTATTCGAACCCGACCTCGCGCTCCGAGTGCACGGCCGAGGAAGCTTATCGCTGGTCGAACGGGCGGGCCATTTTTGCCAGCGGCAGCCCGTTCCCGCCGGTGGAGATCGCCGGCCGGCGCTTCGTACCGGGCCAAGGCAACAACGTCTACATCTTCCCGGCGCTGGGCATGGCGGTGTTTGCCACGGAGGCGACTCGGGTGACCGACGAGATGTTCCTGGTCGCTGCGCAAGCCGTCGCCGAGCAGGTCACCGAAGAGAACCTCTCGGTCGGACTGATTTATCCGCCGCAGAGCCGTATCCTCGAAGCATCGCTCCATGTCGCGGAGCGGATCGCGGCCTGCATTTTCGACCAGGGGCTGGCTGGCGTGAAGCGACCGGACGATATCAGCACGCTGATCCGCAGCCGCGTCTACCGTCCCGGCTATCTGGGGTGA
- the cydB gene encoding cytochrome d ubiquinol oxidase subunit II, producing the protein MVMFWVTILAVSILLYVLLDGFDLGVGMLFGLASDEQRRHAMIGAVAPVWDGNETWLVVSGVILWGAFPVVYSVLMSAFYLPVVLMLAGLILRGVAFEFRSKAARMRWIWNASFVGGSLVATFMQGLMVGALVQGLPVSGDRYVGGEFGWFSPFAIACGIGLCVGYALLGACWLVRKCEDEVRDQAYRLIPYLAAALLVILIVVFAYALAGDFAVMTRWLDRPSLFVFPVIGMLAAITLAASVHRHQDALPFPMVALIFVAAFGTLAISFWPYMIPFSITIEQAAAPHSSLAFMFWGEGLFVFPLMLLYTVISLTVFRGKVAASTDHY; encoded by the coding sequence ATGGTCATGTTCTGGGTGACGATCCTTGCCGTTAGCATTCTACTTTATGTCTTGCTGGACGGGTTCGATCTGGGCGTCGGCATGCTGTTCGGGTTGGCTTCCGACGAGCAGCGAAGGCACGCCATGATAGGCGCCGTGGCGCCGGTCTGGGACGGCAACGAGACCTGGCTCGTCGTCTCGGGCGTGATCCTCTGGGGGGCGTTTCCGGTTGTCTATTCTGTGCTGATGTCGGCGTTCTATCTCCCGGTTGTGCTGATGCTGGCGGGTCTGATCCTGCGCGGTGTGGCGTTCGAGTTTCGCAGCAAGGCCGCGCGGATGCGGTGGATCTGGAACGCAAGCTTTGTGGGAGGCTCGCTTGTCGCAACATTCATGCAGGGCTTGATGGTAGGCGCTCTCGTGCAGGGCCTGCCGGTCTCCGGCGACCGGTATGTCGGCGGTGAATTCGGCTGGTTCAGTCCCTTTGCGATTGCATGCGGCATCGGTCTGTGTGTCGGCTACGCGCTGCTCGGTGCCTGCTGGCTTGTGCGAAAATGCGAGGACGAGGTCCGCGACCAGGCCTATCGCCTCATTCCCTATCTGGCAGCCGCGTTGCTTGTCATCTTGATCGTCGTGTTCGCCTACGCGTTAGCCGGAGATTTTGCAGTGATGACGCGTTGGCTTGACCGGCCATCCTTGTTCGTCTTCCCGGTCATTGGCATGTTGGCCGCGATCACGCTGGCCGCCAGCGTTCACCGCCATCAGGACGCGCTCCCCTTCCCCATGGTCGCTCTCATCTTTGTGGCCGCGTTCGGCACGCTGGCGATCTCGTTCTGGCCCTACATGATTCCGTTCTCGATCACGATCGAACAGGCGGCCGCCCCTCATTCGAGCCTTGCTTTCATGTTCTGGGGAGAGGGGCTCTTCGTATTCCCTCTCATGCTGCTCTACACCGTGATCAGCCTGACCGTGTTCAGAGGGAAAGTCGCAGCGTCAACAGACCATTACTAG